The window TCATTATGATACGGATTTATACGGAAATTTACCGTCAGTGATAAAATCACCGTTATATGTAGCTTATAATTATTTCATGGCTCCGGCCCGGCAGTCTGCTTAAATATGTTTGGAGGAACGTTATGAAGACAGTAGAAGAGAATGTCAATCCTTTGGAATTCCCTATCCTGCATATGATGCGTGATGCCGGGTCGCCGTTGGGGGCGGGCGCGATCGGCGAGGTTTTGGAGAGTCAGGGCATCTCGATAAGCGAAGCCGGCATTGGCAGGGCGCTCCGCTCTTTTCGCCAAAGGGGGCTGCTTGAACGCCGTGGATTCCAGGGGCATGTCATAACTGATACGGGCATTGAAAGACTCGCGGATCTTGAAGCGGCTAAAAGGTACGGAGAGACGCTGAAAAAGTTGATGGAAAAGGGCCTCACGCAAAACTATAACGTCGTCGATATCCTGACGGCGAGACGCGCCCTCGAACGTGAGGCGGCCTATCTGGCGGCGCTCAAGGCTACGCCGGAGGATATCGCCGAGCTGGAAAATATAGTTAAGGCCCAGTACAGCGGGATGGAGAAAAACGAGAATTACGCGGACCATTCCGCGGCCTTCCACAAGACGATCATGAAGATGGCCCGCAGCTCGATACTCAGCAACCTTTATGACCTGATAGGCCTCTCGGTCCAGTGGCAGGACTTTTTTATCGGGACATTCAAAATGTATAACCAGCCCGTCAACGTATCACATGAGAAGGTCCTGCAGGCGATAAAGGACCGCGATCCCGAGAGGGCTTCGATGCTGATGGGAAAACACCTCACCGACGTCGTTGATAACGCCAAAAAGCTTTATCTGGAGTGACGGCCTCCTCTATTATCCTCTAGGACAATAATCAATAAAAGGCCCGCGTCTTTACGGCGCGGGCCTTTTTGTCGCTCGCTTCGAGGAGAACTGTAAATGGCGGCATTATTATTCATAGGCACATAAAAAATAAACCCTAGAGTAATTTTTCTTGGTTGACAGTACAGATAATTATGTTTATAGTATAGTTGCTCATCCGTGACGGGCGGCGATAGTCATTTTTTCAAAATAAAACAAATGCTGAGTGGGGGTATGCGTATGAAGATGTCAGGTGCGCAGATTATATTGGAGATGCTGCGGCTGCATGAGGTAAAGCATGTATTTGGCCTGCCCGGAGAGACGACTTTGGGTTTTTACCGGGAATGGCTGAAATGTTCGGATATAGAACATATCCTGACCCATGACGAGCGCGCGGCCGCCTATATGGCCGAGGCATACGCCAAGGTCAGCGGCAGGGTCGGTATCAGCGAGGCTCCGAGCCCCGGCGGCTCTCATCCCGTGCCAGGTGTCCTTGAATCTTTTACGGGTGCCGTTCCGACGATCTGTTTTACTTCGGATGTGCCGTACAACAACGATAAGAGAAATATGCTCTCTGGCTTCGATCAGAACCGCCTCTACAGCGCGATCACGAAGGAGAGCATCCTGATAACGAAGGCTAAAGATATCCCCTTCCTCATCCGCAGGGCCTTCCGCGTCGCCCTCTCCGGACGTCCCGGAGCCGTGCATATCAGGGTGCCGATGGATGTATATACGGAGGAGGCCGAAGTTGACGACCTCTATGCCGATCCCTGCATGGCCAAATGGCCGGCCTATCGCCCCGTGGCCGATTTTTCGCAGATCGACAGGGCGGTGAAGCTGCTGGCCGCCGCGAAGCGTCCGGTCATCGTCTGCGGACAGGGGGCGCTGATCTCGGACGCGGGCGACGAGGTCCGGGCCCTTGCGGAGGAGCTCAATATCCCCGTCGGCTGCACGATGACGGGCAAGGGGACGATTTCCGAGACGCATCCTCTTTCTATACGCCTCATCGGCGCCAGGGGCGGCACGAGCTATTCCAACAAATTTCTTGAGACGGCGGATCTTGTCTTTTTCATCGGTTCGAACACGGACTCCGCCGGCACCGATGCCTGGAAGCTTCCGAAGCAGAGCGGTGGTCTGAAGGTGATATATTTGAACATCGACGGCGTGGACGCGGGGAATAATTACCGCACCGACGTCGTCCTTCTCGGCGATGCCAAGGCCACTGTGGGTATGATGGTTGAGAAGATAAGGGCCGAGGGAATTAAGTCCAACGCGGAAAACGGCTGTGAGGCCGCGCCGGCGATGAAGGCGCTCGACGAGTCCCTCCGCGAATTTGTAAAATCGACGCAGTTGCCGATACATCCGGTCCGTTTTATGAAGGAGCTTGAGGCTCTGCTTCCTGCAAAAAGCCATATCGTTGTGGAGCCAAGCGTCGGCAGCATCTTCTCCGCGGCCTATATAAAGCAGAGGGAGCAGGGGCGTCTTTTCCTCTCGAATTATTCCAATGGTGCGCTCGGATACGCCCTTCCCGCGGCTATCGGCGCGGCGGTGGCGCATCCGGACCATACGATCATCGCGCTGGGCGGAGACGGCAGCTTCCATTTCAACTGCGGGGAGCTTGAGACATACGCCCGCCTCGGAGTCAACGTAAAGATGATAGTCTGCAACAACAACGTCTTTGGCTGGATAAAGGGTGAGACCGCCCATGTCTACCGTTCCGACTTCTTCGCCACGGACTTTGGCGTGGTGGATTACGCGGGTGTGGCAAGGGCCTTCGGGGTAAAGGCGTATAAGCTTGACGATCCCGCGAAGATAACGGAGACACTGAAAGAGGCGATAGAGTATCAGGGCCCCGTGCTTATCGAACTGAGGGTCCCGGACGAGAGCCAGCTGGTACCGCCGGTTCCCCGTTGGATACCCAACGCCGTAGAAAAAGATATCCCCTATTGCTATTAAATATCAGGATAAAATCCCGCAACACCAAATCGGATAAGGAGGCTGTTTCAATGAAAAAGAGTAATCAGGTAATTTTCGGAGTTCTTGTATCTGTAATGACGGTGTTTTTCGCCTGCGCGGCGGGCTTCGCGGCCCCGCAGGATCTTAAGATCGGCTCCAATAAGGTCGGCAGCACCTGGTATGTTCAGGCGGCATGTATCGCGGACGCGGTGAAGAAGGCCTATCCCGGTATGGAGATAGACGCCGCCCCCATCGCCGGCGGCATCGGCAACCTCAAGCTGCTGGGAAAGGGCCAGATGAACATTGCCCTCACGATGGGCAATAACAATCTCTGGGCCTGGAACGGACAGGTCCTCTTCGACAAGCCGATACGGAATATCCGTACTCTGGTGGGCGGCCTCGACCAGTTTTATGTTGGCATCGCGGTCCGCAGGGGAAGCGGCATAAAATCGCTGGAGGATATCGTCAAGAACAAGCAGAAGATCCGTCTCATGACGGTCCAGCGCGGGACGACCGGCGAAGCCTCCGCGGCCCATGTGCTTGAGGCGGTAGGGATGACCTACGATGATATAAAGAAATGGGGCGGCGCCGTCGACCACACCGACTTCGAAGCCATCACAAACGCTATAAAGGACGGCCGCTGCGACGTCTTTATCCAGGCCCTCTCCAAGGGACACCCCACCTTCACGGAGCTTGCGGTGCTTGGCAAGATAGATCTGATCACGATCTCCAAAGATTCCCTGAAAAAGCTTGAAAAGTACGGCTATACGCAGTCGCTGCTTCCGAAGGACAGCTTTAAGGGGCAGACCGCGGACCTTATCCTTCCCGGCTACCGTTCGACGCTCACCGTCACAGATAAGATGGACGACGAAACGGCCTACAAGATCACCAAAGCGGTCGTGGAGGGCAAGGATGCGCTTGTTAAGGGACACAAGGCCTTCGCGGAATTCGAGCCTTCAAAGGGCGGCAGCCCGGAGAACCTCGGCGGCGTTCCCCTCCACCCAGGCGCGGCCAAGTATTATAAGGAAAAGGGATATATAAAATAGAGCCGATTCTCAGCGGGAGATTTTAATAACGTAGTTCTCAGGGGGAATTGAGTTTTTAGCCAAACTTTTCCCCCTGTCTTTTAACTTTGGAAATGTCTCTAAATAAGATCCGAAGGTAAGATCGTTTTGAAAGGATGGTCTTAGTTGGAAAAAATACGTAAACATCTGGCCTTTTGGGTATCCCTGTGCTGGCTCGCGGGACAGATATATATCGCCTTTGTGCCGGTTCAGGGAATGGTAATAAAGCCGCTGCACGTTGGTTTTGCGCTGCTGCTGGTATTTCTTCTGAAGCCCTTCATCAAAGAAAAGCCCTTGCTGTCAGCTTTTGTCGACGCGGTCTGTTTTTTGACGACATTCGCGTTTATGGCCCACATCGTGCTCAATTCGGTGCGGATAGTCGAGAGGATTCCGTTCGTCGACGACCTCTTTTATTTTGACAAGTTTTTCGCCCTTGCCCTCGTCATTCTTCTGATGGAGGCTGGGAGACGTTATCTTGGCTGGTCGATGACGATCATCGCCGTAATATTCATGCTCTACAGCTTCTTCGGCAGGAGCCTGCCCGGCATCCTATCCCATCAGGGGGTAGACCTGATCAGCTTTGTGGAGAACCAGGTAATGACCACCGGCGGTATCTTCTCAAGCCCGATCGCGGCATCCGCCGATACGATCTTCTATTTTATGATCTTCGGAGCCTTTCTCGCCGCGACCCCGGCAGGGAAATTATTTGTTTCGATCGCGAAATACGCGACCCGTAATTCTATCGGCGGCCCAGGCAAGGCATCCATCCTCGCCTCCGGCCTCTTCGGTATGATCAGCGGAAGCGCCGCGGCCAACGTCGCCTCCGTCGGTGTCATCACGTATCCGATGATGAAGAGGGGCGGATTCAAGCCTGTATTCAGCGCGGCCCTCCTGGCCACCGCCGGTACGGGCGGACAGCTGATCCCTCCGGTAATGGGAGCCTCGGCCTTTATCATGGCGGACATGATCGGGATATCCTACTTTAAAATCATCCTCTGCGCCACGCTGCCCGCGCTGCTGTATGTCGGCTCGCTTCTCTGGGAGGTTCACCTCGAGGCCAGCAAACAGGAGATCAAGCCGGAAGAGATAGACGCGAAGGAACACCTTGCCGTAATAAAGGGCTATCTGCATCTGATGCTGCCGATTGTCGCGCTGGTGGCGCTCATCGCCATGGGGCGTTCTCTGATGTATTCCGCCCTCGCCTCCACCGTGGTGCTCATACTCCTCTGCCAGATCAAAAAGGATACGCGGCTGTCGCTGAAGGAGATAGTCGATATGGGGGTCGACGGGACTAAGGCTTCGGTGATTGTCGCCCTTCCCTGTGCGCTGGCGGGAATAGTGATCGGTGAGGTCGTATTTACCGGTCTGGGGCTGCGTTTCAGTGCCGTCATCGCCTCCTTCTCAGCCAATAGCCTGCTGCTGGCGCTCCTGCTTTCGACGGTGATGATAATTATCATGGGAATGGGCATGCCGACCAGCGCCGCCTATATCATGAGCGCCGTGCTGCTCGCGCCGGCGATGCAGAATCTCGGCGTGGAGGCGATCGTCGCCCATATGTTCATCTTCTACTTTGCGAACATGTCGATGATCACGCCGCCGGTTGCCATCGCCTCCTATACGGCGGCGGGCATCGCGGAGACTGGGCTGTGGGAGACCGGCATCGAGGCGGTGCGGCTCGCCATAATTCTCTTCCTCATCCCCTTCATCTTCGTCTATAACCCCGCGCTTCTCGGCCTCGGTTCGATCCCGGCCATCGCCTGGGTATTCTTTACCTGCGTCATGGGGATAATGGGGCTGGGTATCGGCGTGATCGGTTACTGGAAGGGCGATATGGGCTGGCCGATGAGGGCGCTGTTCATCGTCGCGGCGCTCCTTCTTATCGTGCCGGAGACGATTTCGGACATCGCGGGACTGGCGATACTCTTCGCGCTGATCTTCGTCCAGCTGAAAAGAAGCAGAGCGGCGGTACAAAGCGGCAGTTAGTTTTTACAACATCAATAAGACTCTCTTGCGGGCTCTCCTTTATTTGTCGAGGAGGGCTCGATTTATATGATCTTTTGATTATTGTGATATCGGAAAGGATGTGTGGATGATGATTTTAAAGTTCAACAGGGATATTTTTTATGCTAAAAGAGACGCCGAGGGCGAGGTGATCGTTGTTCTAGACGGAAAGAGGGACGACAGGAGGCTCAAGATCGAAACGCATTACGCGCGGTCGCTGAAGAAGTATGATATCCATGAGGTGATCGTTACCGACGAGAGCGATGTGGAGCTTGGCGGCGAGGTCAATAAAATAGGTTATATCTGCTTCTTTGAAGTTTCGCAGGGAGGGCATATAATCTTAGGAGACGGTTTATATATAGCCGGCGATCTGATAGGCAGAGTTGTCGGCTTTGACGATATCCATATGCCGAACCATATGAATATCATCGTTCAAAGTCAGGATAGACGCTCTGCCAAGGAACGTGGCATAATGCTGGGGGATAAGGTCTCAATAGGCTTTATCCGCGGAAATAGTTAAGGGGGAAAAAGATTGCTTACGTTAAAAGAATTTCTTCGCAGCGAGGTAAAACCGGCGCTGGGGTGTACGGAGCCCGGAGCGGTCGCGCTTGCGGTGGCACGCGCCTGCGCGGAACTTCCGGGACGGGATGATATCGCCGCCGTACGTGTGACGGTGAGCTCCAGCATCTATAAGAACGGTATGGCGGTCGGCATTCCCGGTACTAAGGGAGCGCGCGGCAACGCCATCGCCGCGGCGATGGGCGCGATCTGCGGGGATGCCTCGCTTGGTCTGGAGGTGCTTCGCAACAGCACTCTGGAGGATGTGGCGAAGGCCGAGGCCTGGGTGCGCGACGAGCGCGTCTCCATCTACTGCGATCCCGACAGGAGCGGCGTCTATGTGCTCGCCTCCGTATTCACGCCGGGCCACAAGGCGGTCTGTCTCATCGAAAACAGCCATTCTAACGTTGTTAAAACAGTGCTCGACAACGAAACTACATATGAGGCCGAGCGTAAAGGTTCTTCCGCCAGCGGCTTTGACGACGGTTTCCCGCAGACGCTGCAGGAGGCGCTCGCCATGGCCGACGAGATCGACGCCGAGGATGTCAAGTTCATCTGGGACGGCATCAATATGAACTATAAGGTCGCGGAGGGCGGCTTCAGGTCTCCGCAGGAGTGCAGCAGCTGCGGCGCCTGCCTTCAGGGCAGCAAGTTCGGGCTTACGCTGCTTGAGATCGATCAGGACTGTGGCTGCAACAAGGTGCCGGCGGCGATGGAGATCCGCAGCACCTGCGCCGCGGCGGCTGAGGCGAGGATGTCGGGCATCCTGCTCCCCGTCATGAGCAGCGCCGGCAGCGGCAACCACGGGATAACGGCGATCCTTCCCGTTGCGGTGCTCGGCAGGCGCACGGGCAAGAGCGTGGAAGAGATCGCGAAGGCGGTCGCCGTCAGCCATATCGCAACGAGCTTCGTCAAGCACAATCTCGGACGCCTCTCCCCAGTCTGCGGCTGTTCCGTAGCCGCGGGAGCGGGAGCCGCCGCAGGCATGACCTATCTGATGGGCGGCAGCTACGATCAGATATGCACCGCGATGAGCCTTCTGCTGGCGAATATCGCGGGGATGCTCTGCGACGGGGCGAAGGAGAGCTGCGCGCTGAAGGTCGGAGCCGCGGCCACCGAGGCCTATTACGCGATGGAGTGGGCGCTTATGGGACAGCGGCTTGCCGTTCCTCAGGGCGTATTCGGCGAGACGATCGAAGAGACGGTAGAAAATGTCGGGCGCATTTCGCGCGAGGGAATGAGAACTGTCGACCGTGTCATGATCGAGATTCTCGACAAAAGGCACCGGCCGAGTTCGGTAGCATTTTAATTAATAATTTAAAGAAAGGTCTGAAGTAGAAGCTATGAAAAAGAAAATAAACAACGCCGTGGCAGCGGCGCTTATCTGTGCGGTAATGGTGGTCTCGGTGCCCGCGGCGCGGGCGCTTGATCTCGGCGACATCCTCAAAAAGGGCGCCCTCGGCGTTGCCGGAGGCTGGCTTGTAACGGCCATCTCGCCGCAGATGAACGATTTTATCAACACCATCACCTTCAATAAAGGCGTCAAGTACGAAGGGTACACGAAGGTGGTGCCGATAGTTTCGATCGGCGACGGCACGCGCATCGGCGCCGCCCAGGTAGGAGCGACGACGAAGGACGCCATCGACAATACGAAGGCTGTGGCCCAGATCGAGGGAGAGTTCAGCAGTATCCGCGCGACGGCGCTGATCCCGATAGACTCGCTCAATCCGATCCAGCGCTTCCGCCGCGTTAAGGGCGTCGGTGTCACGGCGATCATCAACGTAAGACTTTAGGCGCGTAAGATGTCAGACTACCGGCCTCAGCTCCATGACATCCAGAAAGCAAAGCAGCGCATAAGCGGCGTCGTGGTAAACACGCCGCTTATGCTGAACATCCAGCTCTCCGAACGCTATGGGGCGAATATCTGGCTCAAGCGCGAAGATATGCAGATCGTGCGCTCTTACAAGATCCGCGGTGCCTACAATAAAATATCCAGCCTTTCGCAGGAGGATCTCGCGCGCGGCGTCGTCTGCGCCTCGGCCGGCAACCACGCGCAGGGCGTGGCGCTGGCCTGCAATAAGCTCGGCATCAAAGGCACCATCTTCATGCCGAAGCCGACGCCGAAGCAGAAGATAAACCAGGTGAAGATGTTCGGCAAGGATAATATCGACATCGTGCTGACGGGCGACACCTACGACGATTCATGCAGCGAGGCGGTCGCCTGGTGCGAGTCGCAGAACGGGACCTTTATCCATCCCTTCAACGATCCGCAGATAATAGAGGGACAGGCGACGCTGGCCCTCGACATTCTCAACGAGGCCTTCGGAGGTTTTCACTATATTCTGCTGCCGATCGGCGGCGGCGGTCTGATGTCCGGCGTGGGCAGCGTCTTTAAGAGCCTGAGCCCCGACACCTGCGTCGTCGGCGTGGAATCTACGGGGACGGCCTCGATGAAGGCCGCCTTTGACGCGGGAAAGCCAGTCGAGCTTCAGCAGCTTGACACCTTTGCGGACGGCATCGCGGTACGGAAGGCGGGAGATATTACTTTTGACATCTGCCGTGAGGTGGTCGACCGCCTGATCCAGGTGCCGGAGGGGCAGATATGCACAACGATCCTCTCCCTCTACAACGAGAGCGCGATTGTCGTCGAGCCGGCGGGAGCCGTCTCCGTCTCCGCTCTTGAGTATATAAAGGACGATATTCGCGGCAAGAACGTCGTCTGCGTAATCAGCGGCAGCAACAACGACATCACCCGCATGGAGGAGATAAAGGAGCGTTCCCAGCTGCACCAGGGGCTAAAGCATTATTTTATCCTGCGCTTTCCGCAGCGGGCAGGCGCGCTGAGGGAATTTCTCGAGCATGTGCTTGGACCCGATGACGACATCACGCATTTCCAGTATTCCAAAAAGAATTCGCGTGAACGCGGTCCCGCGGTGGTCGGAATAGAGCTGCGCCGCGCAGAGGATTTCGCGCCGCTCGTCGAACGCATGAAACAGCATAATATCGTCTACGAATATTTGAACGACAAGCCCGACCTGTTCCAATTTCTTATATAGGCAGGTTACCAGTAGAAGCTACGCGGATGCGGCAGAATTGGAGACGAAGAGAGACGGTTTTTGGGCCGTCTCTCTCCGTCTCTGGGGTTTATAGGGGTGTTAGCTCTGGTTGGCTTTTTTAATTATCTCCGTTACCATCTCTTCACCGTGGGGTGTCATGTTCTGGATGGCCTCCAGATCCTCGTGGGTGAAGGAGGAAAAATCGAAGTTGGCGCGCTTTAAAATGGCTGCTCCTATATGATGTACGGCATCTTTGTTTTTCTTATAGATGCGCTCCTCAAGTTTTTTCATCTTCGTATCAAGCTCTTTTATCAGTAGTTCGGGGCTTCGCCGAATCCTTTTGGACGGCCCCTTAAGTTCTCTGCTTGCAGACATTTTATTCATCCCTTTCTGCGGCTATTATCAGTTTTTTCCCTGCGCATTATTATTACGGCCTCATATTGGCAAGTATAATTAAAATTTATCTTTCGCACATTGTGTTTTATGCCTATATTCTTCTGCGTAGGCATAATGATTAAAGGTTTGGTTCTAAGGGGCGCTTTTTTCGGAGATAGAGGGCTATAGAGCGGTGCGGTACCCTGTTTAGGCTCTTGCACAACAATGTCTTATGGCAAATTGCAAAAGTAAGCGGTTAGTGTTTATAATAACCGGTGTAATCGGTAAAAATATCCTTTGAGGGGAGGACGGCTGTCATGACGTGATCTGCTTATTTTGGCTCGTGTACCGAGTCCGCCGTCTGTCGCCGTTCCCTCGCATACCTGTATATAAAAGGATAATTTCCCCTCGTCCCCCGCTGTATTGATATGTGATGGGCGGCCGGTACGCCTGCCGGCGCTCTGTTTTGTCATATTTTATCCACGTATTTGGTCAACAACAGGAGGTAAATATTTTGGACCGTTTTCTTATGTCAAAAAATGGCCCGGCGTTCGCTGGGCTTGTTCTCGGCGTCATCGCGGCGCTGTTGGTAAAGTTTGGTAATCCTGGAAATATGGGCTTCTGCGTCGCCTGCTTCACGCGCGACATCGCGGGGGCGCTTGGCCTGCACCGCGCCGCCATCGTGCAGTATCTGCGTCCCGAAATCGCGGGCTTCATCCTCGGGGCCTTTGCCTCGGCGCTCGCCTTTTCCGAATACAGGCCGCGCGGCGGCTCGTCGCCGATGGTGCGCTTCGCCCTTGGCTTTTTTGCCATGATCGGCGCGCTCGTCTTTCTTGGCTGTCCCTGGCGCGCCTACCTGCGTCTCGCGGGCGGCGACTGGAACGCCATTGCCGGTATCGCGGGACTTATCGCCGGTATCGGTATCGGCGTCTGGTTCCTCTACGGTGGTTTCAGCCTCGGCGCCGCGCGCCCCACGCCGAAGGCGGCGGGACTTGTGATGCCGCTGCTCGCCCTGGCTATCCTCGCGCTGCTCTTCTTCAAACCTTTATTTGGTCCCGAGGGCAGCGGCCCGATATTCTTCTCCGCCAAGGGGCCCGGCGCGGCGCATGCCCCCATCCTCATCTCTCTCGGCGCCGGACTTGTCGTCGGCTGGCTCGCGCAGCGCACGCGCTTCTGCACGATTGGCGCGGTGCGCGACCTGATCATGGTCCGGGACTCGCACCTCTTTAAGGGGATCGCCGCCTTTATTCTCGCGGCCTTTGTGACCAACATGATCCTCGGACAGTTCAAGCCCGGATTTGAGGGACAGCCCGTGGCGCATACCATGCAGCTCTGGAACTTCCTTGGTATGGTCCTCTCCGGACTCGCCTTCACCCTCGCCGGCGGCTGCCCGGGACGGATGCTCATCATGTCTGGTGAGGGAGACTCCGACGCGGGCAGCTTTATTATAGGCATGCTCGTCGGCGCGGCCTTCGCTCACAACTTCTCGCTTGCAAGCTCCGGCGCGGGTATCGGCGCCTTCGGCGCGCCCGCGACGATTATCGGCCTTGTCTTCTGTCTGTTGGTGGGCTTCGGTTTCAGGAATAGAATGGCGTAGGAGGTTTTTGAGATGGAAAAGACGATCGTAGACGCGCGCGGGCTCTCATGTCCGCAGCCAGTAATAGAGACAAAACGGGCGCTTGACAAGCTGAGCGCCGGTCTTGTGGAGGTACTTGTAGATACCGTGACTTCGCGTGAAAATGTCATCCGCTTCGCGCAGCACGCAGGCTGGAAGACGGAGTGGACGGAGACGGAAGGTGGTTTTTCCGTGACGGCGGCGAAGTGACCCTGTAAAACTGCGGCGTCAGCTCGAAAGAGCCCGACGCCGCAAGTTTTATGAGTTAGACGAGTATTCGGACGAGGACTTTTGTAACCAGTCCCGCCCGGAAATTTAGTCTTTCACGCTATCTGGCGTTTGCAACCCTGTTGTTGACCCAGTCGGCAAACTCCTCCGGCGAACATTCTCCCGCGGGGCGTGTGCCCGGTTTCCGCTGCATATGCGAGAGTGAGATCTGATATCTGTCCGCGGGAACTGGCCGGTCGGCGTCGCTGTGCAGGGCCTCCAGCGAAAGTCCAGTGAACTCCGCGGTGACATACCTTTCTTTTCCCCTCTGCCAGAGTGAAAGGACCAACGCGCCTCCCGGAGGCACTTCGTTTTTCGCGAACCCCGGCAGCTGCCAGTCCGCGCCGATGAGCGCTCCGACGCCGGCGATGTTTGTGTCGTGTCCGACAAAGATCGCCGCTTTTGCCGCCGCCGCGGGCTCCTTGACGGCGTCGGGAACTTTAGCCAGACATAATTCTTCCGAGAGCAGAGAGGATGCCAGCAGCATCGTAAGCTCGCCGGCGCGCGTCCTCGCAACGGAGGGGGCGCGGTTAACGGCGTCGAATATTCTGCTGTGTACGGGCAGGAGGTCCCTTAGTATCATAACGTCCGCCGCTCCCCAGCCGGCGTTTTTCTCCGGCCACTGGCAGTATTCGAGCAGAAATATCTCCACGATGCCCGACGCGGCGCCCAGCGCGCCCGTGATGCCGACGGAGCGGTCCCCGTCACGGAATTCGATCTCGGAGGGGAGGTCGGCAAAGGTCGAGCCATAGAGCCGTCCGGCCTTAGCGGCGGCCCTTTCCGAGAGCGGCCCCGTGATGTCCGCCAGCATGCTGATCTTCGGCGCAAGCTCCTGCTGAAGCGCTGTTAAACTTCCGCCGGCGTTTTTCATGATGTCGCGGCGGACGGCGTCGGTGTCAAAATCCGCGAAGCCGGCCTCTACCGGATGGAAGATTGGATAGACAAAGGCCCTCGCGGAGAGCACCGGCGTGATCCCTCCCTGCGGGGCGAGCGCCTCGGAGATGGCGTCCGCGGTGGCTTTCGTACGTTGGTCGACATCCGCGCAGATGAAAATCTTGTCGGGCGTGACGCCGAGAGACTCCAGCCGCGCGCGTTCCGCCGTCCACTGGCGGGATATCAGCGACGAGCCGCGCGTCGTGAGGTGCCCGGCCCTTACCGGCCACCTGGGCCAGGGCTTAGCGCTCCATTCCGCCAGCTTGGCCGCCGGCTGTGTGGGGCTGCGTACTCCATGCC is drawn from Cloacibacillus porcorum and contains these coding sequences:
- the ilvA gene encoding threonine ammonia-lyase IlvA, with product MSDYRPQLHDIQKAKQRISGVVVNTPLMLNIQLSERYGANIWLKREDMQIVRSYKIRGAYNKISSLSQEDLARGVVCASAGNHAQGVALACNKLGIKGTIFMPKPTPKQKINQVKMFGKDNIDIVLTGDTYDDSCSEAVAWCESQNGTFIHPFNDPQIIEGQATLALDILNEAFGGFHYILLPIGGGGLMSGVGSVFKSLSPDTCVVGVESTGTASMKAAFDAGKPVELQQLDTFADGIAVRKAGDITFDICREVVDRLIQVPEGQICTTILSLYNESAIVVEPAGAVSVSALEYIKDDIRGKNVVCVISGSNNDITRMEEIKERSQLHQGLKHYFILRFPQRAGALREFLEHVLGPDDDITHFQYSKKNSRERGPAVVGIELRRAEDFAPLVERMKQHNIVYEYLNDKPDLFQFLI
- the yedE gene encoding YedE family putative selenium transporter, encoding MSKNGPAFAGLVLGVIAALLVKFGNPGNMGFCVACFTRDIAGALGLHRAAIVQYLRPEIAGFILGAFASALAFSEYRPRGGSSPMVRFALGFFAMIGALVFLGCPWRAYLRLAGGDWNAIAGIAGLIAGIGIGVWFLYGGFSLGAARPTPKAAGLVMPLLALAILALLFFKPLFGPEGSGPIFFSAKGPGAAHAPILISLGAGLVVGWLAQRTRFCTIGAVRDLIMVRDSHLFKGIAAFILAAFVTNMILGQFKPGFEGQPVAHTMQLWNFLGMVLSGLAFTLAGGCPGRMLIMSGEGDSDAGSFIIGMLVGAAFAHNFSLASSGAGIGAFGAPATIIGLVFCLLVGFGFRNRMA
- a CDS encoding sulfurtransferase TusA family protein — translated: MEKTIVDARGLSCPQPVIETKRALDKLSAGLVEVLVDTVTSRENVIRFAQHAGWKTEWTETEGGFSVTAAK
- a CDS encoding histidine-type phosphatase codes for the protein MDNNKMPRFKIYAIKIITIFLLLFAALAPTRGYAAEKSVLLKEVVLSRHGVRSPTQPAAKLAEWSAKPWPRWPVRAGHLTTRGSSLISRQWTAERARLESLGVTPDKIFICADVDQRTKATADAISEALAPQGGITPVLSARAFVYPIFHPVEAGFADFDTDAVRRDIMKNAGGSLTALQQELAPKISMLADITGPLSERAAAKAGRLYGSTFADLPSEIEFRDGDRSVGITGALGAASGIVEIFLLEYCQWPEKNAGWGAADVMILRDLLPVHSRIFDAVNRAPSVARTRAGELTMLLASSLLSEELCLAKVPDAVKEPAAAAKAAIFVGHDTNIAGVGALIGADWQLPGFAKNEVPPGGALVLSLWQRGKERYVTAEFTGLSLEALHSDADRPVPADRYQISLSHMQRKPGTRPAGECSPEEFADWVNNRVANAR